In Subdoligranulum variabile, the genomic stretch GATGTTCTCTCCGCTGGTTTTCATGGGCGGCTTCTTTGCCACCTCTCTGGCAGTGATGGCAGGCGTGGCCTGGCTGGTATGGGAACTCTGCGTGATGATGTATCCTGAACGTTTCTGGGATCACTCCAACGCGGCGCTGCAGTGCTCTGAATGCACGGATAAGCTCTGTACCCAATATTGCCAGAAACTCCGCCCGGGCCGCCAGACAAATTCCTGACTTCGTACAGTTTCGACAAACGGTAATAATTTCGTCCCCTTCTGCACAGGATATTGGGCAGGAGGGGATTTCTTATGCCCAAACATCGCATACGGCGCGCCTTGCTGACGGTGCTGCTGCTTCTGACGGTATTGTCGGGAGGCTTGGTGGCGGCGCTGCGGGCGGCGCTGCCGGATACCTTTTACACAAGCGAGCAGGATGGAGGATTTCGCATTGCTTCGATGCCCTGGGTCACCGTAGGATCGCAATCGGAGAATGTGGCCCGGGCGGGCAACAATAACGCAGACCGGAGCCGGAATGTGACGCTGGCCTTGTTTGGTACCATTCCGTTGAAAACGGTGCGCACAGTGGATACCGAGGCCCGCAGTGTACAGGTGTGCGGAACGCCCTTCGGCATCAAGATGTTCTCGGACGGGGCGCTGGTAGTAGCCTTCTCGGATCAGTATACAGCTTTGGGAACGGAAAACCCCGCCAAGGAGGCGGGACTGAAACTGGGGGATCTCATCGTATCGGCAGGTGGGCAGCCCATTCGCAGCAATGAGGAACTCACCCATGCCATTACTGCTGCGGAGGGGGCCTCTCTGCAGCTGGTATACCAACGGGATGGACATCAGTATACAACAACGCTGACACCGGTGGCTGACGCGACGACAGGTGCCTATCGGGCGGGAATCTGGGTGAGGGATTCCAGCGCCGGTATCGGGACAATGACCTTTCTTGACCCAAAGAACGGGACCTTCGGCGGTCTTGGGCATGCCATCAGTGATACGGATACCGGTGCGGATATAACATTGCTGTCCGGAGAAATCGTTCCGGTGGTGATTACCGGCTGCGTCAGCGGCGCGGCAGGCAGCCCCGGGGAACTGCGCGGAGAGTTTTCGGCAGCGTCGGCGGGGACGGTACTGGCCAATGACGCGACCGGCGTGTACGGAGCCTATACGGGTACTGTATCGGGACAAAACTGCCTGGTTGCGCAGCCTCAGCAGATTGCGCTGGGGGAAGCTGAAATCTGGACGACTATTTCCGGCAGTACACCGCAGCGGTACCAGGTACGCATTGAACGGGTCAATATGACCAGCGGCGATCCCAACCGGAATCTGTTGATCAAGATTACGGATCCGGACCTGTTGGCGGCGACGGGCGGCATCGTGCAGGGAATGAGCGGCAGCCCCATCGTGCAAAACGGAAGGCTGGTTGGTGCGGTCACCCATGTGCTGGTGAATGATCCCAGCCGCGGGTATGGAATCTTTGCCACAGCGATGTTGGAAAAGGCGGATGCCATTGCCCCTTGAAGAGAAAAATACGGGAATTGGAGAAAATGGAAATATATTCCAGACTGATGTGAGGAAAAACTGATCGCTTTTTGCCAAATAGGAATGGAAAACTGCGCAGAAACAAAAAAATAGGCATCAAAAGCCAAAAACGGTCGAACGAAAATCGCTCCCGTGAAGAAAAAAACTGGAAATTCCTCTTGCGATAGATGGAAAAATATGGTAAAATTTCCATCGTAAACGAAACCCGGCCTGCGGAGTGCCAGCACACAAAGTGCACGTCATCGCCGAAACGCCCGGGACCCGAGATATGTCTGGAGGATATGATGATGGAAAAGATCAAGTTCGTGATGACCGATACCGGCGCACAGGTGTCCGCTTTGTGCCGCCAGGCATTGGAAGCCAAGGGGGTCGCGGTGACTGTATGCGAGAAAAACGGCGACAAAGCGCTGGAAACGCTGCTGAATGTGCATCCCCAGGCGGTTCTGCTGGATGCGTTCATGCCGGATCTCGATGCGATCACGGTGAAGCAGCGCTATGAGGCACAGAACACCAGCGGCACACGGACGACCTTTTTTGTGACAGGTGCCTTTCAAAGTGAAGAGATGGAACAGGAACTGCTGGATAACGGCTTTTCCTTTTTCTTTGTCAAACCGTTTGACGAGAGTGTACTGGTCAGTCGGGTGCTCAAGGCTGCGGGTGGGACAAGCCGTCCTGCGGTCAGCTCACAGGATTCCGATGAACTTACCGTCACCGAGATTCTGCATCAGATCGGCGTGCCTGCCCACATCAAGGGGTATCAGTTTCTCCGCGATGCGATCCTGCTGACCACAGAGGACCATGGCTACATCAATGCCGTCACCAAGCGGCTTTATCCGGAAATCGCCAAACGCAACGGAACCACGGCGAGCCGTGTGGAACGTGCCATCCGCCATGCCATCGAGGTGGCCTGGGACCGCGGCGATGTGGATACACTGAACAGTTATTTCGGGTATACCATTCACAATCTGCGCGGCAAACCTACCAACAGCGAATTTATTGCGATGATCGCGGATAAAATCCGGCTGGACAAAAAGCGCCGTGCATAATCGAAAGAACCAGGCGGGCCCTTGCGGACAGCCTGGTATTTTGTTGCCAGTACAGAGGCAAGAGGGAAAAGAAAAAGGAATGTCGCCGGAGGAAACATCCGGCGGCATTTTTTTCGCTGTGCACAAAAAATCCTGGGGAATTTAGTGGATTTTTTCCTTGGGAACCTGTATAATAAACTTAATACTGTAAGAGGGGAAGTGTACGTCATGCCCGAACAGCAGCTGCCGGAAGTCACTGCTATTGTGGTGGCCGCAGGAGCTTCCCGGCGTATGGGCTTTGATAAACTCAGCTATCGCCTGCCGGATGGACAGACAGTGCTGGAAAAAAGCTGTGCAGCCTTGACTGCCAACCCGGCGGTGACGCAGCTGGTACTGGTTTGTGGTGCCAACCGGGCGCTTTGCGAGCAGATCGCCGCGTGCTGCGCCAAGCCGTGTACTGTAGTGGACGGCGGGGCAACCCGTGCAGACAGTGTGCGCAACGGTCTGGCCGCTGCGCAGGGGGAACTGGTGGCCATACACGATGCGGCCCGTCCCTTTGTGAGTCAGCAAATCATTACGGAAACGCTGCAGATGGCGGCCCGTACCGGGGCGGCAGCACCGGCGGTTCCGGTCAAGGATACCATCAAGGTGGTTCGCACGGACCGAACGGTGGATTACACCCCGGATCGTGCTTCGCTGTACGCGGTACAGACACCGCAGTGTTTCTCCCGGGCTCTGTATGAGAAAGCGCTGGCCGGGCTCAACGAGGATACGGCCTCCCGGGTGACGGATGACTGCAGTCTGTTTGAACTGGCGGGGATGCCGGTGACTCTGACGGCAGGAAGCTATGAAAATTACAAAATCACCACAAAGGACGACTTACAGAAGGAGAAGACAATGCGCATCGGACATGGATATGACGTTCACCAGTTGGTGGAAGGCCGCAAACTGATCCTTGGTGGAGTGGAAATTCCGTACGAGAAAGGGTTGCTGGGCCATTCCGACGCCGATGTGCTGCTGCATGCGATCATGGATGCGGTATTGGGCGCCGCGGCGCTGGGGGACATCGGCAAACATTTCCCGGATACCGATCCCGCTTATAAGGGAGCAGATTCCCTGGCGTTGACCCGTGCGGTGGCCGGGCTCGTGCGGGAGCAGGGATATTCGGTAGGAAATATTGATTCTACGATCCTGTGCCAGGCACCCAAAC encodes the following:
- the spoIVB gene encoding SpoIVB peptidase, which translates into the protein MPKHRIRRALLTVLLLLTVLSGGLVAALRAALPDTFYTSEQDGGFRIASMPWVTVGSQSENVARAGNNNADRSRNVTLALFGTIPLKTVRTVDTEARSVQVCGTPFGIKMFSDGALVVAFSDQYTALGTENPAKEAGLKLGDLIVSAGGQPIRSNEELTHAITAAEGASLQLVYQRDGHQYTTTLTPVADATTGAYRAGIWVRDSSAGIGTMTFLDPKNGTFGGLGHAISDTDTGADITLLSGEIVPVVITGCVSGAAGSPGELRGEFSAASAGTVLANDATGVYGAYTGTVSGQNCLVAQPQQIALGEAEIWTTISGSTPQRYQVRIERVNMTSGDPNRNLLIKITDPDLLAATGGIVQGMSGSPIVQNGRLVGAVTHVLVNDPSRGYGIFATAMLEKADAIAP
- the spo0A gene encoding sporulation transcription factor Spo0A, translating into MEKIKFVMTDTGAQVSALCRQALEAKGVAVTVCEKNGDKALETLLNVHPQAVLLDAFMPDLDAITVKQRYEAQNTSGTRTTFFVTGAFQSEEMEQELLDNGFSFFFVKPFDESVLVSRVLKAAGGTSRPAVSSQDSDELTVTEILHQIGVPAHIKGYQFLRDAILLTTEDHGYINAVTKRLYPEIAKRNGTTASRVERAIRHAIEVAWDRGDVDTLNSYFGYTIHNLRGKPTNSEFIAMIADKIRLDKKRRA
- the ispF gene encoding 2-C-methyl-D-erythritol 2,4-cyclodiphosphate synthase, with the translated sequence MPEQQLPEVTAIVVAAGASRRMGFDKLSYRLPDGQTVLEKSCAALTANPAVTQLVLVCGANRALCEQIAACCAKPCTVVDGGATRADSVRNGLAAAQGELVAIHDAARPFVSQQIITETLQMAARTGAAAPAVPVKDTIKVVRTDRTVDYTPDRASLYAVQTPQCFSRALYEKALAGLNEDTASRVTDDCSLFELAGMPVTLTAGSYENYKITTKDDLQKEKTMRIGHGYDVHQLVEGRKLILGGVEIPYEKGLLGHSDADVLLHAIMDAVLGAAALGDIGKHFPDTDPAYKGADSLALTRAVAGLVREQGYSVGNIDSTILCQAPKLAPHIPAMRAHIAEAFGIPLDAVSVKATTEEHMGFTGEGRGIAAHAVVLLEN